In Gopherus flavomarginatus isolate rGopFla2 chromosome 1, rGopFla2.mat.asm, whole genome shotgun sequence, a single genomic region encodes these proteins:
- the LOC127036841 gene encoding stromelysin-1-like produces MLKMKSLSFQILLCVAFSYAFPVVPETEKKNEEDMQFAEKYLEKYYKLKTEAEPIFKMKNSKPITDKIREMQEFFGLKVTGELDSNTLEVMMQPRCGIPDVGQFRTFPGSPRWTKTDLKYRILNYTPDMEPADVDEAIEKAWNVWSSVTPLKFTRVYEGNADIMISFAAGFHGDFFSFDGVGGTLAHAYAPGEGIGGDAHFDEDEYWTKDLKGFNLFLVAAHEFGHSLGLHHSNVLGSLMYPAYLQREIRNYRLPQDDVEGIQTLYGPPTSTEPPASTPSKGAPTETSTTGICDPHLTFDAITTLRGEIMFFKDRFIWRKSSYFPGIEHELISSFWPALPSGFQAAYEIDKKDQVFLFKGNQYWVVSGYSVHPGFPRNIHTLGFPRYVKKIDAAVYDENTKKTYFFVGDKYWSYDEVTKSMEKGYPRRISVDFPRIGNKVDAAFQEKGHFYFFHGSKQYEIDTKSKKVIREMKSNSWFDCK; encoded by the exons ATGTTGAAAATGAAGAGTCTTTCATTCCAGATCTTACTTTGTGTAGCATTTTCTTATGCTTTTCCAGTAGTTCcagaaacagagaagaaaaatgaaGAAGACATGCAATTTGCTGAG AAATATCTGGAAAAGTACTATAAACTTAAAACAGAGGCAGAACCTATCTTTAAAATGAAGAACAGCAAACCCATAACTGACAAAATCCGAGAAATGCAGGAATTCTTTGGGCTGAAAGTGACTGGGGAACTGGATTCCAATACTTTGGAGGTGATGATGCAGCCCAGGTGTGGAATACCTGATGTTGGTCAGTTCAGAACCTTTCCAGGGTCTCCTAGATGGACAAAAACAGATCTGAAATATAG GATTTTGAACTACACACCAGACATGGAACCAGCTGACGTAGATGAAGCGATTGAGAAGGCTTGGAACGTCTGGAGCAGCGTGACCCCACTGAAATTCACCAGAGTTTATGAAGGCAATGCAGATATAATGATCTCCTTTGCAGCTGGAT TTCATGGTGACTTCTTTTCCTTTGATGGAGTGGGTGGAACTCTCGCTCATGCCTATGCACCGGGCGAAGGTATTGGTGGAGATGCCCACTTTGATGAGGATGAATACTGGACAAAAGATTTGAAAG GATTCAACTTGTTCCTTGTTGCTGCTCATGAGTTTGGCCACTCATTGGGTCTTCATCATTCAAATGTCCTTGGCTCCTTGATGTATCCAGCCTATTTGCAGAGAGAGATCAGAAACTACAGGCTCCCTCAGGATGATGTTGAAGGCATTCAGACCCTGTATG GACCCCCAACCTCTACTGAGCCACCAGCTTCCACACCATCTAAaggagcacccacagaaacaTCAACCACAGGCATCTGTGACCCTCACTTGACTTTTGATGCCATCACCACTCTCCGTGGGGAAATAATGTTCTTTAAGGACAG GTTTATCTGGCGCAAGAGTTCTTATTTCCCAGGTATTGAGCATGAATTAATTTCTTCCTTCTGGCCAGCCCTACCATCTGGCTTTCAAGCTGcttatgaaattgacaagaaggatcaagtgtttctttttaaag GCAACCAATACTGGGTTGTCAGTGGATACTCTGTACATCCAGGTTTTCCTAGGAACATCCACACCCTGGGCTTTCCGAGATATGTTAAGAAAATTGATGCTGCTGTTTATGATGAGAATACCAAAAAAACGTACTTCTTTGTAGGTGACAAGTATTGGAG TTATGATGAAGTCACCAAATCCATGGAGAAGGGTTATCCAAGACGCATATCAGTTGACTTTCCAAGAATTGGCAATAAGGTTGATGCTGCTTTTCAGGAAAAag gACATTTCTATTTTTTCCATGGCTCAAAGCAGTATGAGATAGACACCAAGTCCAAGAAAGTTATTCGTGAAATGAAGAGCAATAGTTGGTTTGATTGCAAATAA